A genome region from candidate division KSB1 bacterium includes the following:
- a CDS encoding NAD-dependent epimerase/dehydratase family protein, with the protein MNIFLTGWNRICRDPRSQTMRTGRTSVSLYWFAATDKAEQVACMGASPVYGDITDIGSFQDALSDCRAVIHLIAIIREQPRKNMTFERINNQGTRQLVQAARKQGIERFVHLSALNADPNASTPYFESKGKAEAAVRESGINPCILKPSFIVGPGMPVYSMLARFIKKSPFHIFPVFGNGRYRHQPVSVHDLAKAVALAVNTENQCSGTYDLGGPEALSFNEQLRQIAEVIDSPVHLWHQPVWMSRVAVSLLSLLPQSPIDQNQLSMLIRDNTCDISRFVHDFGIDPMPFKQAVRYLDNSV; encoded by the coding sequence ATGAATATTTTCCTTACAGGCTGGAACCGGATTTGTCGGGACCCACGTTCTCAGACAATGCGTACAGGCCGGACATCAGTCTCTCTGTACTGGTTCGCAGCGACAGACAAGGCCGAACAGGTGGCCTGCATGGGAGCATCACCGGTCTACGGTGACATCACAGACATCGGGTCGTTCCAGGATGCCTTGTCGGATTGTCGGGCAGTCATTCATCTCATTGCGATCATCAGGGAACAGCCCCGCAAAAATATGACCTTCGAACGCATCAATAATCAGGGAACCCGGCAGCTCGTGCAGGCGGCCCGAAAGCAGGGCATTGAACGCTTTGTGCACTTGAGCGCATTAAACGCGGATCCGAATGCCTCTACTCCCTATTTTGAAAGCAAAGGAAAAGCAGAAGCGGCAGTCCGGGAGAGCGGAATAAACCCCTGCATTCTAAAACCCAGCTTTATAGTGGGGCCGGGCATGCCTGTTTACTCCATGCTGGCCCGCTTTATAAAAAAATCACCTTTTCACATATTCCCGGTTTTCGGAAACGGACGTTACCGTCACCAACCTGTCTCTGTTCATGATCTGGCCAAAGCTGTTGCTCTTGCTGTAAACACGGAAAACCAATGTTCAGGGACCTACGATCTGGGCGGACCCGAAGCTCTGTCTTTTAATGAGCAACTACGACAGATCGCTGAGGTGATCGATAGTCCGGTACATCTCTGGCACCAGCCCGTGTGGATGAGTCGGGTTGCTGTCTCTCTTTTGTCTCTTCTTCCCCAATCACCCATCGATCAAAACCAATTGAGTATGCTCATCCGGGACAATACATGTGACATTTCCCGGTTCGTGCATGATTTTGGTATAGATCCCATGCCGTTCAAACAGGCAGTCCGTTATCTGGACAACAGCGTATGA
- a CDS encoding YggS family pyridoxal phosphate-dependent enzyme — translation MSIAKRVRAVRNALPQHVLLEAAAKTRRADEVLEAVNAGITILGYNYVQEAEKIQESIHVNVKWHLIGHLQSNKVKQAVRLFDMIETIDSEKIAKRVDKKCRDIEKIMPVLVQVNSGREPQKNGVMPDDIIPLIRKISNLPNLRVEGLMTMGPLLDNPKKLAPYFRLTKQLFDQIAKENIVNTEMRRLSMGMSNSYQIAVQEGANLVRIGTALFGPRQ, via the coding sequence ATGTCAATTGCAAAACGCGTTAGGGCCGTTCGAAATGCCCTGCCTCAGCATGTACTTTTAGAAGCAGCCGCAAAAACCCGCAGAGCAGATGAAGTGTTGGAAGCCGTCAATGCGGGAATAACAATACTTGGCTATAACTATGTGCAGGAAGCTGAAAAAATACAGGAGAGTATCCATGTAAATGTAAAATGGCATCTAATCGGACATTTACAAAGCAATAAAGTCAAACAGGCCGTGCGCCTCTTTGATATGATAGAAACCATCGATTCAGAAAAAATTGCCAAACGCGTGGATAAGAAATGCCGCGATATTGAAAAAATCATGCCGGTGCTTGTTCAAGTCAACAGCGGCAGAGAACCGCAAAAGAACGGCGTGATGCCGGATGATATCATTCCCTTGATCCGCAAAATCAGCAACTTGCCCAATCTTCGGGTAGAAGGGTTAATGACCATGGGACCGTTACTTGATAATCCGAAAAAACTGGCCCCTTATTTCAGACTCACCAAACAACTATTCGACCAAATTGCTAAAGAAAACATTGTAAACACCGAAATGCGGCGCTTATCGATGGGAATGAGCAATAGCTATCAGATCGCTGTTCAGGAAGGGGCCAATCTTGTACGGATTGGCACAGCTCTTTTCGGTCCGAGACAATGA
- a CDS encoding DUF1614 domain-containing protein: MRFYPPFVLLFFLFSVILLIFLFVLIQLHILTFAFEKLGFSTFGVFFILVGSLVGSMVNIPVKELACDEPVIERNIKFWGMRYRIPDMSPRCTTIAINVGGAVIPSLVSLYLWLQSPSLITPVLATILVALIIQAVSRPVKGLGIATPIFIPPLVTIIIALILAPQDTARVAYIAGTMGTLVGADILNFNKIKDMGAPVASIGGAGTFDGIFLTGIISVLLV; the protein is encoded by the coding sequence ATGCGATTTTATCCACCCTTTGTTTTATTGTTTTTCCTGTTTTCCGTTATTTTGTTGATCTTTCTTTTTGTACTGATCCAGCTTCATATACTGACGTTTGCATTTGAAAAGCTGGGATTCAGCACATTCGGAGTCTTTTTTATTCTGGTGGGGTCTCTTGTCGGCAGTATGGTCAATATTCCGGTCAAAGAACTTGCCTGTGATGAACCCGTAATTGAACGCAACATTAAATTTTGGGGTATGCGCTACAGAATCCCTGATATGTCGCCCCGATGTACCACAATCGCGATCAATGTGGGCGGCGCTGTGATCCCGTCTCTGGTGTCTCTGTATCTATGGCTGCAGAGTCCTTCTCTGATCACCCCCGTACTGGCCACAATTCTGGTTGCATTGATTATTCAGGCTGTGTCCAGACCGGTCAAGGGATTGGGAATTGCCACTCCTATTTTTATTCCCCCCCTGGTAACCATTATCATAGCGCTGATTCTGGCGCCCCAGGATACCGCCCGGGTGGCCTATATAGCCGGGACCATGGGTACCCTGGTTGGTGCGGATATTCTGAATTTTAACAAGATCAAGGATATGGGCGCACCGGTTGCCTCTATCGGAGGAGCCGGAACTTTTGACGGGATCTTTCTGACCGGGATCATATCTGTTCTGCTTGTTTAG